The Coffea arabica cultivar ET-39 chromosome 6e, Coffea Arabica ET-39 HiFi, whole genome shotgun sequence genome contains the following window.
TAATAAGTTGAAGGAACAATCAGAGGCACAAGTAGCTACCTCATCCCGAATATGTGTTCGAGCACGGAATGTCAATCGTTCATGAACATCTGCTAAGATTCTATCCAAAGTTGGACGCAATCCTGCTAATGATTCACCTCGCCTGCTTAAATGTTCTCCCAGAACCTCGACTTTGAGAATATCAACCAGTTCACAGAGAACATCAAGATTTGTTTCATGAATAAGTTTTGGCCGTAATGTATCATACAAGAATGTACATCTGCAAAAGAAGTATCAATTAGGGAACGGAAGGTGTGAACTTTAGCCACCGACATATCAGCACAAGTGCCATGTTCATGACTGTAAATTGACATTGACTCCTAAATTAGCTTATAATTACAAAATGCTAATTAGTTGCGGAAAGCTCCTCATTGTGTATACAAGGACAACACCTTGAAAGTTAAATTACAACACTCTATCCACCAAAACATTTTATGTTGCGCTGATTAATAATATTTAGTAAGGATCTTCATTTCCATATCCAATCACAGTGCACCTTTCATAGCAACTTGTGAGATAGTTCCAGGAATACTGTTTTCCTATTGAAACTTTATCACTATTTTAAAACAACTGCAAAAATAAGAATTTTTTCCATAAGAACGTAATACACCAAGCAGAATACAACAGAATCTGTATTTGGCTGACCCCAATCATGCAACAGCAAGTCACGGAAATGAACGAGGCTGTTAAGATTATAGTACAGATAGAGAACATGACAATGGCATCAAAGAAGCAACCGCAGCATACTGTAATTCAACTATAAAACTGTCTCCACTAATAAAAATGAACTACAGAAAACTTCTGTACTTGAAAATGTTCTCTTTCTAGTAGAATTCCATATAAGCTTCGTGCTTCTCACAACAAAAACTTAAAACCTTTAATCCCAGTCTTCGAAGGTTTCAACAACATACACCAGCAGCTTGAGGTTAAAGAAGAAATCATAAGCGggatattattattatcaaaaAATTCAAGTCAAGGACTTACAAGAGGAGAAAGAGAAGCAACGTGGGAAAATTTAAAACAAAGATTGATAGGTCCAGCAGGACACGGAAGATAACTCACAGTGGATCAGTCAACGGAGCCAAGCTCGAAGTGTCCTCTGAAGATAACGGGAAAAAGTGACTAAAAAGTTGATGCTCAAGCTGACACACCTGCAATTGAAATGGTTAAGTGAAAAAAATTATATCTTCCTTTTCAAAGTATTCTATTGATAGTTCAAGGCACCTGAAAGAATTAGACAAAAGAGCATGGATAACATGTAGAAGCTAATGGGAAGGAGGTGAGAAAAGGTGTAGACGCTCTCCATGTTACAAATTCCAAAGATCATCAGACATTAATAATCATCCAAATTCTAATCTTCAATCCCTTCATTGATATCATAAAAGTGACTCAGAAAATCTTCAGTTGTAGCAAGCTAATGGTAGCTaacaaattattttcttttgcagttaTTGCAACACCAGTTGCAGCACAAACACAAAACTAGGTTCATTGTCCTTGAGCAATCTGACTGTACGCAGCAACTCATCAACGTATTTACCCGAATATATATGcctaaaataaaatttacaaataTCCTAAATCTATTATCACTCTATTCCCAATAAAGTAATTGTACTGCTCCATGGGCAAGTTCCATTCAAAACCAGCAACTCAGCAATATGCACCCTTATGAcaaagaaaagggggaaaaagtcAATCATAGCAAAGGATACACTACCTGCATTAGGTATGCACATCCTGATCTAGTCAATGATGGCAATTCCTCTTTCTTGGAAAATTCCGAGACCCGTTGCTGCACTATGCCTTTCACCTAAATAATCTCAAAATTACTTGTTTAATAGAAAATTGACAACAGAATCACAACAAACCTAATAGATGACTGGAAAAAAGCTAAGTAAATCAATTACTTAAGATTTCTGCTCACCAAAGAAAGACGTTGTTCACAATATAGCTTGTGGCATTCTGCAAGTATTTGAATGTATTCTTTCCTAGGTCTTCTGGTTTCGATTTCCTCCAGTACTGGCTTAAGCTGCAATCAAGATTAAAGACCACAAAGTAAAAAGCATCATGTTAAAATGATATGCTGATCCCGCTTGCAGAAAAGTTGACAGAAAACCATAAGAATGACAtgacaaaaagaagaaagaaaaggcaaaaaaatcACCTCATTTGCGGCAGCCTTGAAGCGTACATAGATGACAGAAGCCTCAACAGCTTCAGATACAGCTGCTTTTCCACCAGCACTGTTTCGAATAGCTGCTTGTACCTAATCAAGACAAAGAAGATATGTGGATAAGCAAGGTATACTAGAGGTAATAAATGAAACTAGAAATGCACAACATAAAGCAATCTCACCTGAGAAGAAGCATTTTTAAGAAGAGAGAGAATGTGAGAACGAATCATTGACAGCGCTCGAGActgtcaaatatgcaaaaaaaaaaaaaaaaaaattggttctTTAGTttcagaaaatataaaaaagaataCAATAAAAAACAGAAATGATGCCAGTGAGGTGCTCCTAAATGTGATCAAAGAAATACCCTATTGGCACAAACCTGTAGTTGCCGAAATTTGACCAAGTAAACATTGCACTCTGCATACTGTGGATTACTTTCAACATACCTAGCAACAAAAAagacaaatgaaaagttttccCTATTTCAATGTGGACAAGTTAAATAACAGCTTCAATTTCTAAAAAGACGATATTCATGCTTGTACGTTAGTACTTCGAACCTGCTCACAACCTAAAATAAGCTACAAGAACAATCAAGTATCATGATTGAAATTTGGCAGGCTCATTTTAACGAAAAACAAATGTTCAACGTTCTAGATATTCAGAAATCACTTCATTTAGCAATCAATGTACTCAGGATGCATTGACCAATTTTACTTGTTAAACCTAAATATTTTGCACAacataaagaaagaaagacatGCAGACTCTTTCAAAAGGAATTGTAACTTTTAAGAGATTATTATGAGTGATGATAAATAAACACATTAAACAAACAGATTGATATGGCACTTGTCCATGAAGTAGGCTATCAAAGCTAGTCTGATAAATAAGGAGACCCTTATTTTCCACATCAGTCAGTTTGTTTATTCTCTAACTTATTCTCCTTGTGTGCCATTTCCTTCTGAAATGGTAATTCTTGCAAGGAGGACTGTTTCCACTTTGCATCCTCTAGTTTACACTGATCCTCACTTTGCACGTCAACTTCTATTTTCGACAAATTTTTGCTCACTCGTTGTTTTGTGATTATTGCATACGTATTTTCATCATTGAGAAGAGAGGCATGCTGTATATGTGCATGTTCTTCAGATACTTTCAATAAGCTTGTGCAAAATTATATTACTTTAGCATGCACTGGTAACTTTGGGgaatccaaaataaaaatttgaggAGATTCAAAGTATTCAAAGTAAAAGTTCACGTGCAAAGTGAGAATTGAGAAATTCTAAGGGTGCAAAGTAGAATTAGTCCTTGTAAACTCTGTTTGGGCTAATTCTCTATCTTAAATATGATAAAACTCTTAACTTTGAAGCTCAATTAAAATCTTATTAATGTATTCCAGACATTTGTTACAACATCACTCAGTGGTGCAAATTGACAAATTAATCCTCAAATACTGCAATTTAATAGTTTACATACGATATGCATTCATCGAGTCTCTTTAGCAATGGAAGAAAGTTCTCATTTGCTACATTCATGCTTGGAGAATAAAAACTGGTAGCAACCTGCAAACAAGAGCGAAACAAGTTATAATCACATATTGCACTTGCGACAGTCAATAGAAACAAACAAAATAGGCAACCCCACAAAAACTGCATCATGGCAGCTCCACTAGAATCTGTTCTGAAGGAAATAAAGTAGAAAACAGGCTGAGAGAGAATGCCATCTTTTGAAGTACCAGCTACAACAAAAAAGAATAGCCTTATACACATCCTAATACCAACACAGAACAACCAATATGACTCAGGCAGGAACAAGGATACAACTTCAGCCAAAGAAACTCAGGCAAAAGAAAAGCACAGTAAAAAACACCTGCAATTTCAATGTTAATGTTGAATGATCAAGAAGCAATGCTACTAAGAGAAGAAAACAGCATTGACATTAAATCTTTCAAGAAAAATGTATCTCAGAGAACATGTATTGCTACATTAAACATTCAATTGTTTGGGGTCATATCTCTAATACATAGTGCATTATGTCACTTTTTAAAACTGTCAACTTCAATTTATGAGTTACCCTGATATAAATACTCACTAAACATATCTTTTCTGGACAAATGATGAATATATGAAAGACAAGTCATTGCCTTACTCCTCTAAGCAGGAAACCTATCGTTGACAAAGTTATATCACAAGGTTATCTTTCTGTATCAGTGATCAAGAAGCAATACTATTAAGAGAAGAAAACAGCATTGATATTAAATCTTTCAAGAAAAAATGTATCTCATAAAACATGTATTACTACACGTTCAACTGTTTGGGGTGATATCTCTAATACCTAGTGGCATTATGTCACTTTTTAAAATTGTCAACTTCAATTTATGAGTTACCCTGATACAAATACTCACTAAACATATCTTTTCTGGACAAATGATGAATATATGTAAGACAAGTCATTGCCTTACTCCTGTAAGCAGGTAAGCCTACCACTGACAAATTTATATCACAAGGTTATCTTCTGTATCAGCCATACAATCTAATAATATGCATTACAATCTAATAAATAGCAAGATAATTGATCTATAAACAAGTAAATAGTGTTCAAACCTTACATTCTCCAATTCATCGAAGTAATTGAGCTTACTATGCAGTGACTCTGCAAACTCAATCAATCTCTGCTTCTCCATAAGCTGTAAAACATGGAACAAACTGAATAACTCAAGATTCAATGTACATTATTCTTCAATCAACTTTTACGAATTTAATGTATCATCTCGGTCTTGAATTGTAAGACAGTTTCGTTCAATTAAACTTCCTTTTAAAGCGAACAAACAGTAACAAAAGAAGAACATCTTCAGTAGAATGGGGTATAGATATCGCTTCCTTTCCTAATATTAGGTTACAATATAGTTGATataaattataacataaaaatcGATAGCTATTTCAGATAATTTAACCTCTTGAACATGATGCAAACAAAAAACATAATGTCAAAGACAGGTAATCCAGCTCATGGCAAATAAAAATGTCAAGTAACATCCTCACCACAGGTTTAAAAAGTTTAAAACCATCAGACAGCTAAGTACTTTGTTAAGATTGGTGCAAATCAGATGCTAAAAGAAACGATGAGTCTACCAGTCTATCACATGCATCATGAAGAGTTTTAGTCTTTGTTGCGACTGCATGATGCTGGAACTGCAAATCGTTGAATAATTCAAGGGTCTCATCCACCTGGAGTCAAAGCAAATATTTAAACATTAACTCAATCTAAACAGCAAGCACCAAGAGTATATTCAGCCAGAGAGACAAACTTCAGTTGTTTCTTACAGGAAGGGCAGAGAACAGAAAATGTAATAACATTAGACGCCAAAGCATATTTATTCACCTGATGAAGAATGCCATCACATGTCTGTATCCGCTCTGTTAAGGTGTTCACGTAATGCTGGTATTTTTCTTCTGTCTAAATGATGGGAAAATCAGGTACAGTTGTGTGATCATCAAAATTGTCAGAAAGCCATGTCAATGGAAGCCAATACTAACCTCTGATTTCATAGCTGCTTCAAGACCCGTAAACCACTTGTAAAACTGTTTCACATAATGAGCAGAGGACACAATGAATTGAATTACAAACTAAACAAAGGAAAGAATTTGAGGAGCTAACAATAGACacataaaactaaaaagtgccTATTGGCAGTAAGCAAATCAATAAATTCCAGTTGTTCCAAATTtttgcaagaaaaataaatactctATTGCAGCCTCCTTAGCATGTTCTTAGGGAGGAGCAGAAATGGAAACAAGACATAAAGTGAAAACTGAAGGATAACTTATTCATGTACCAACCAAGTAAACTGTTTTAAAAGTGAACTCAATTAAGTCCTCCATGTCTCAGGAAATGGAAAATCAATGTTTGGAGTATATAAAAATATTCCGAATGTCTAAATCAGCCATTGGCCATGCCACTGTCAGTCTTGATATATCCCATGCTCAccatcctcatttcttgacacCACTATGCTGCCTCAATTATGATTTGAGGAAATTGAGGTATGAGAGTAACACTGGGTATATGTACACGAGATGTTGCTGTTTGTAAAAGGCTGATCTTCCTTTTTGTTACATACCCTATCTTCTCAGCAAGATACAGTAAATGGTATGATTGTGTACATATCCAGCACTTAATGACTCCTCACCTGGTTGGTATTGACCAGAACAGTCTCAATGGTGCCTGAATCTTCAAATGTATTATGCTCCATTGAAATAGACAGACCATTATCCTCTCCTGTGACATGCTCTTGGGACTTGCATAGCAAAGAATGCCTTTAATTCcaggggaagaaaagaaaaacattcctaaagaaggaaaaagaaagggaaaaagaaaaactaaggcATCAGTAACTCACTAAATTGGGTGGAAATGGTCGCTCAGCAACTGCATGAGAAAGTGCTTGAATTGCTGCCTGTTGATGCTCTGTCAATGGAGCATTCTACaaaacgaaaaaaagaaaagaaaagaaagatccACAAAGGGAATAAAGAATtaattacagcatttacaaagtTTACATTGGATTCCCCAAATTTTGAAGTGCAAACAGTGTTGATATGGaaagaattttaaaagaaaGAGGATATAGACCCAAAAAAGATGAGGTAGAGTATCCAAAATTAACATGATAACACATATCCGGAAAAAAAGCAGCATATAAATAGTACCAAAAACTTAAATTGTGTGGCATAAATAAGGTctccaaaatacaagtaaatGTACCGACAGATAAAGATTTaatgaaaagggaaaaggagGCGTCTTGACATCTTATTACTCGTTAAggtgaaagtttggaaatttctaAAACTAGACACATGCAAGTGCTCATATGAATACTGAATTTATAGATACTATCATTGATTACCGGGTAGGCACCGAACCTACGACCAATAGGTTAACAGCCAGCCGCTCTACAATCAGAATGGAAATGTTTGAAGGGGTACATTAGAAATATCAATTTCTGCCCTTAGTTTCAAACATAAAATTCGGGAATTCCATTCCCTTCTATACtccgaaaaagaaaataatgtgACACTGAAGCGTAACACACATGCCAAAATTTCTTGCTTTCTGTAACTCCAAAAGCAGCAGGTAGCATCTAACCTTGTAAAAATATCTAATTTGGCAGCCCAACGAACACAGGGGGTTTCAAATAACactcaaaaaaataaagtcaaatAGATACAGCACTTCTCACTGTTTCGATTTCCATATAAAATGCTAATGTTGTTCAACAATCATCCCATGACACCATTATTGTACCTAACAAGAAGCTCTAAGAGTTACAATTACCGCGCCCACGATAAAAACATGAGGATCAGAAAAACCTAGATCAAGAACCACCTGCACGTTCATTTCCAGAAATCAACCGAAATTGACAATGTACACCCACACGGATCTCCACTTTTTATCTTTCCTTACATTGTCATAAATAAAACAATCACATAGATCTAAAATCCAGAAGCCATATTCAACGGAACAATTTGAGCAAAATACGAATCCAAATACTTAATTGAGGCACAGATGGAAGAACTGTTGGAAGTGAACAAGAAGAGGAATAGCAAGAGGACAAAAAGGCTTACGTGTTCCCAAGTAGAAGCAAAGTTATAGCCTTTGGAAACTGCGCCTGATTTCGGAACTGTAACGCCGGCTTTTGATGGCGGCGAAGTCGACGTCGTCGTTGCCGCCATTCTTTTCTTCTATTGCAGATTTTGTTTGTATCGTGAGTTTCAATTTAAGCAAAAGAATGCATTTTAGaacagaagaggaagaagaatttgACTCGTCGAGCAACGGCCAACACGGGCGCTGCCGCCGTGCTTCCCCCGTGTCGTTGAGCTTACTCAAAAGGGACGACTGACGAGGGAGGGAGCTTTCTAGCCTTGTACTACTAGCTAGCTTAGCTAGTTAGTTTTTGAAGATTTCAGATTTATGGGTGCATTGGTTGGTTGTACCATGTGCTTCTGTATATGGACATTATAGTATAGTTCGATCTGTAAATTTGTAcgcttcttttaaaataaaatactcgTAATACTTAGTACTTGAAATTGTTTTCTTTCGGCAAAATTTAGAATAATTGTGCTTGGATTGGAGGTTAAttggaaaaaatattttaaaataatatttttttaataatgtgatatatatgaaatgaaaaattaaaaaaatacaaagacAATTAGAAAATACATCTATGAtgcaattaaaaaatttttacaaataatttCATGCCCAAACAAACGTGTTTATGATGCAATTAaaagttgcttttttttttttttttgtatataataaCTCATATCCATAAGGTAGTTGTAAAGATACTTGAGATGATTATAAACATTCAAATTGATCTAAAGTCCTCTCATTTCTTGGTTGTATATAATTTCAGTTAGATATTTACAAATTATCTGAATTTAGCCCCAAacattatataatttttaagtCAGACAAACGATATCCTAATTTTATGAACATCCTACTATTTTAACTGGCATAGCAAAGTGAATTCCAATAGTTATGGACAATAACATGCTACCTTTGTTAATGTCATTCAATCAAAGCTGGTCCTTTTGTTTGTACTAGATAAAGCTTCAAGGAGAAGCGTCGAGGTTAGCAGCACAGCCGCAGTTGCGCTTTGTCGGAAAGTACACTACAGTAGAGGCGCCCCGCGTTGTCTCGTACATCTTGGTTGTACGAGAGTACTCTGTTTCTGTCTTTCTTATTTTCATTCAGGCAAAacacctttatcttgatacgtACTATACTACTATTACTGATCTCGAGCATTTAGTAGCAGAAGAAACTTGACCGTGTTACAGAAGACCGACAAGTAATGAAGAACAGCAAATAGCATTTACAAGGACAAATCTGCAAGATTTTCAATTTGCCTTCTTGTAGTTACAAGTAAAAATCAGCGCCAAGATGCAGAAGCATAATAAACGTGAATATGCTCTTCTCATGGGCTGAATTGTTTCTTCCTGTATCCCTTCTTGTAAACTGATTCACAAACTGAAATGATACAAAAACAGATcctttcccccccccccccaaaaaaaaaaaatcaatcttaAAAACTGACAGAAACTGTACCTTTTACAATAGAAGGCACAAAGCTAAACTGAAAAGTAAGATCTTTGGCAACGTTCAATAAAGAGGATCAGTCCTTGACATCAGTTACGCCTTCAGGAGAAATTTGAAACCTCGCTTCAGCTTCAGCTAAGCATGGAGAGCTAATTACTTTACAAATGCGCTCCTCAGCTCTTCCCTTTCTAAGAGCAAGCCTGTCAGTAGGATACCAAGACGTTTTTAATTCTTCAGCGGTGTATCAGCAAAAAATCACTAGAAGCATATGCATACCTTGTTGTTGTAGCATGGGCCATGATGTTACCACCGATAGGTTTGATTTGTGGCCCAGCAAAAATGGCAGAACCATCCACTTGGGCAACAACTTGGTTGGTAATCACAACAGCCACACCAAACTGCAAACAGAACTGGGCTGTTGAATGAGTATCAAGTCTTCAACAGTtgagcacaaaactccaactgaagcTAAGGTTTAGACAGGCCCTAGAACGACCTCTGAAGTCAAAAGTGGACAAAGAACTGTACCTCATCTGCCAATTTCTGAAGGCTCCTCAAGAACTTTGCTAAATGCATTTGCCTGGCTGACAACTCTCCCCTCCCAGAAAAATCTGTCCTATAAAGGGCTGTAGCACTATCCACAATCATAAGAGCAAATCTGTATCATAAAAACACCAAAATTAATTCTGTTCCAAACTTAACCAAAATCTGATGGTTCATGTAGCAAGAGACGTTTTAACATCAAAAACTAGTAGGACAATCAGGTTAGAATTATCACAGAAAAAAGCAAACCAAATTCCACCTTATATTCTATTTTGTGTtaagaaagatggaagaaagCAAGAAttggatgaaaagaaaaagaaaaagaaagggccAAGAAATTGTGTAAAACTGTAACCAAACAAAAACCCAGAATACCTGGTTTCTACCATCATTGAAGCTGCTTCAAGCAAAAGCCTTGACTGATGATCAGTGTTATATGCTCGAGCATAGGCCACATTCTCCAGGACATCAGCACCATTCAATCCAAACCTGCAATATTGAACCAACAATGGTCAATAGAAGTcaaaactaaaaaatgaaagaaagtaATAGACAAGACGTTTATCTCAAAGTTCTACATAAACCTGTCAGCAATCTGTAGAAGTCTCTGTGGCCTGAATGTTCCCTCAGCATCAATATACATTGCTTTCCCCTCACCACCTCCTTGATCTAGTGGAAGCTGCAATACCCAGACAAGTGTTCATCAGATGCCAATTATATCAACGGAAAATGATACTGGATAGTAGTCTACAAATATTGATGGCGAGTCCAACATCATTGCAACATCATATTGTTGCACCTTTTACTTGTGCTAGTATAACAAAAAGTTCAAATCAAGAGGGAAATTACATGACTAGGTGTGTCTGAGTGTTAGATGTTGAGTAAAGACATGATCATCTTACTTGGCAAGTGACACAGAGTGTATGACATAGTTGAGTCTTTCCAGAACGAAACTCCCCATATATCTCAGTTATGGATCCAGTTTCAATTCCTCCTGTGCAATTCAAATGGTATCATGTTAAATGACTACAAATGGTCATAACTAAGATTAATGGTAATCTACCTTCTAATATTTTGTCAAGTTCTTTTGATCCAGTAGCAATCTGAATGATTTCAAGCCTCTGAGCATGGAGTTGGCTGGCACTGGTGAAACCCAAAGGCACCAACTTTGAAGCTGTTGACAAGCAATTGAAGAGAATTACAACTCATCATAGGCAAAATGAGCCCCCCATTGTGTTCAAGAGGTATATCCATTCGCTAGTGGCAAAAAATGTGCCCGTGAAAATAAACATTGCAGCattaaagaaagaagggaaCATGCCTGCCTCAATTATCTTATCAACTTTAGCTTCgctaattccttttatttgcaGAAGCTCCTTCCTTGGAGAGTATGCAACAGATTCAACAGTGCAGAGACCAGCATCTTTAAGCTTTTTTATGTCAAGAGCAGCAATTCCAGATGCCTAAAATTGGGGgacaaaaaaatccaaaagagcAATATGACCGATCAGTAAAACCTTTCAGCTACATTTATGACGTGCGAGTAGATTGATTCGTCAACTAATAGCATAAGTTCACAACATCAGACCACTCTCTTCCAACAGAAAGCATCAAGCAGAATATACA
Protein-coding sequences here:
- the LOC140009493 gene encoding DNA repair protein RAD51 homolog, with protein sequence MEQQRKQKMVQEQHDELDDVQHGPFPVEQLQASGIAALDIKKLKDAGLCTVESVAYSPRKELLQIKGISEAKVDKIIEAASKLVPLGFTSASQLHAQRLEIIQIATGSKELDKILEGGIETGSITEIYGEFRSGKTQLCHTLCVTCQLPLDQGGGEGKAMYIDAEGTFRPQRLLQIADRFGLNGADVLENVAYARAYNTDHQSRLLLEAASMMVETRFALMIVDSATALYRTDFSGRGELSARQMHLAKFLRSLQKLADEFGVAVVITNQVVAQVDGSAIFAGPQIKPIGGNIMAHATTTRLALRKGRAEERICKVISSPCLAEAEARFQISPEGVTDVKD
- the LOC140009491 gene encoding conserved oligomeric Golgi complex subunit 3-like translates to MAATTTSTSPPSKAGVTVPKSGAVSKGYNFASTWEHNAPLTEHQQAAIQALSHAVAERPFPPNLSQEHVTGEDNGLSISMEHNTFEDSGTIETVLVNTNQFYKWFTGLEAAMKSETEEKYQHYVNTLTERIQTCDGILHQVDETLELFNDLQFQHHAVATKTKTLHDACDRLLMEKQRLIEFAESLHSKLNYFDELENVATSFYSPSMNVANENFLPLLKRLDECISYVESNPQYAECNVYLVKFRQLQSRALSMIRSHILSLLKNASSQVQAAIRNSAGGKAAVSEAVEASVIYVRFKAAANELKPVLEEIETRRPRKEYIQILAECHKLYCEQRLSLVKGIVQQRVSEFSKKEELPSLTRSGCAYLMQVCQLEHQLFSHFFPLSSEDTSSLAPLTDPLCTFLYDTLRPKLIHETNLDVLCELVDILKVEVLGEHLSRRGESLAGLRPTLDRILADVHERLTFRARTHIRDEIANYLPLDEDLDYPSKLEQLAQVDTETVSSDQNSDASRIWYPPLEKTISCLSKLYHSLEPAVFTGLAQEAVEFCSVSIQKASKLIAKRSSSMDGQLFLIKHLLILREQIAPFDIEFSVTHKELDFSHLLEHLRRILRGQASLFDWSRSTSLARTLSPRILESQIDAKKELEKSLKVTCEEFIMSVTKLVVDPMLSFVTKVTAVKVALSSGAQIQKIESSIAKPLKDHAFATPEKVAELIEKVNAAVEKELPKIMSKMKLYLQNPSTRAILFRPIKTNIVEAHVQVQSLLKSEYSSEDMENIINMVSIPELQRQLDNLL